A window of Alphaproteobacteria bacterium HT1-32 contains these coding sequences:
- a CDS encoding SDR family NAD(P)-dependent oxidoreductase — MIDIASQTRVDGQVAIVTGGGTGIGEACCEVLAAAGAHVVVAGRTDATITEVAKRVKGTAVNCDVSDFAQVEALFETAAKITGKVDILINNAGGPGPIAPVADVDIDAWRACMEVNLFGAFHCMKAAAKIMTAQGSGSIVNMSSLMGIQGYPMRTAYSASKFALVGMTEAVAREVGPHGVRVNALLPGAVSGGNMDRILEQRAKREGRDVAEIIRENYTDPAALKRWVDPHEVGYAALYFASAASGATTGEKMKVDCGRF, encoded by the coding sequence ATGATCGACATCGCCAGCCAGACCCGCGTTGACGGACAGGTCGCCATTGTTACCGGTGGCGGAACGGGGATCGGCGAAGCCTGTTGCGAAGTTCTGGCAGCCGCCGGTGCCCATGTCGTTGTTGCCGGACGAACCGACGCAACCATCACCGAAGTTGCCAAACGGGTGAAGGGCACAGCCGTCAACTGTGATGTTTCAGACTTCGCACAGGTTGAAGCCCTGTTTGAAACAGCCGCAAAGATTACCGGCAAGGTCGACATCCTGATCAATAATGCTGGCGGTCCCGGTCCCATTGCACCGGTCGCAGATGTGGATATCGACGCCTGGCGCGCCTGTATGGAAGTGAACCTGTTCGGCGCCTTCCACTGTATGAAAGCTGCTGCGAAAATCATGACCGCACAGGGCAGCGGCAGCATCGTCAACATGTCGTCACTGATGGGCATTCAGGGCTATCCCATGCGGACAGCCTACAGTGCCTCGAAATTTGCCCTTGTTGGCATGACGGAAGCCGTTGCCCGCGAAGTCGGCCCACATGGCGTCCGGGTCAATGCCCTGCTGCCGGGCGCCGTCTCCGGCGGCAATATGGATCGCATTCTTGAACAGCGGGCAAAACGCGAAGGACGCGATGTCGCCGAGATCATTCGTGAAAATTACACCGATCCGGCAGCCCTGAAACGCTGGGTCGACCCGCATGAGGTTGGCTATGCCGCGCTATACTTCGCCTCAGCCGCATCAGGGGCGACGACCGGCGAGAAGATGAAAGTCGATTGCGGACGGTTCTGA
- a CDS encoding ATP-binding cassette domain-containing protein — translation MNATTEPLLSVTGLHRHYRKPRRHPFAARQSVRAVAGIDLYIRPGETLGIVGESGCGKSTLGRIVVGIDQPTYGAVHFAGTEISALNARGMKPFRRDLQMIFQNPLAALDPRLRVGPQIREAMDIHDIAAPQERDDLVIDMLDAVGLDAEIATRYPHQISGGQAQRIVIARALTLKSKLLVCDEPVSALDVSVQATVTRLLADLQQKSGIAYLFISHDLKVVKQLAHRTAVMYLGRIVEEGATGDVYDRAFHPYTKALISAVPKTTVPPTPRRLVLKGDPPSPLNPPSGCSFHTRCPFATDICSREIPELRDLATGHRAACHHAEDLKDAI, via the coding sequence ATGAACGCCACCACTGAACCACTGCTGAGCGTGACCGGGCTGCACCGGCATTACCGCAAACCCCGCCGCCATCCGTTTGCCGCACGGCAGTCGGTCCGGGCCGTCGCCGGTATTGACCTTTACATCCGCCCCGGCGAGACCCTGGGCATTGTCGGCGAAAGCGGCTGCGGGAAGTCGACACTCGGGCGCATTGTGGTTGGGATTGACCAGCCGACATACGGGGCCGTCCATTTTGCCGGAACCGAAATTTCTGCACTCAACGCACGCGGCATGAAGCCCTTCCGCCGGGATCTTCAGATGATCTTTCAGAACCCGCTGGCGGCTCTTGACCCCCGGTTACGGGTTGGCCCGCAAATCCGCGAGGCAATGGATATCCACGATATCGCCGCGCCGCAGGAACGCGACGACCTCGTCATCGACATGCTCGACGCGGTCGGGCTGGATGCCGAGATTGCCACCCGCTACCCGCATCAGATCAGTGGCGGTCAGGCACAGCGTATCGTAATTGCCCGCGCACTCACCCTGAAGTCGAAATTACTGGTCTGCGACGAGCCGGTATCCGCACTGGATGTTTCTGTGCAGGCCACCGTCACCCGACTGCTGGCTGATCTGCAACAAAAATCCGGCATCGCCTATCTGTTCATCTCGCACGATCTGAAGGTTGTGAAGCAACTCGCCCATCGGACTGCCGTGATGTATCTCGGCCGGATTGTCGAGGAAGGTGCGACCGGCGATGTCTATGACCGGGCCTTTCACCCCTACACCAAGGCGCTGATTTCGGCAGTCCCCAAAACCACCGTCCCGCCAACACCGCGACGACTGGTTCTGAAAGGCGATCCCCCGAGCCCGCTGAACCCGCCTTCCGGTTGCAGTTTCCACACACGTTGTCCGTTCGCGACCGACATCTGCAGCCGGGAAATACCTGAATTGCGCGATCTGGCGACTGGCCATCGTGCCGCCTGTCACCACGCCGAAGACCTGAAGGATGCCATATGA
- a CDS encoding TAXI family TRAP transporter solute-binding subunit, protein MKLTHLILASASVIALTVAPAAAQEKKHAIATFISGGPTGTWFPTATAISELVNKHYDGQPVSTIPGKGAIGNPLAVGSGKADFGLSYGPFLRAIYDGNNPVMPKEGMKNLRTIANVVANTVQISMAGDVPKDIFSQVKNGAKVRIGVGAKGSSNLFGIERIMEMHGTDFKGIEAAGGTVMEGAQEGLLDAYMNRQIDIYTNTVGLLASDLQQATAARDSYLFDMPDEIRDRMVKDWGYTKFDIPAGTYTGQDKPVRALNLPTTIFTSADMDDEIVYLMVKDMAENQDRLISAYSGFKTWKPEDMPDSHPIPTHPGAVKYYKERGWMK, encoded by the coding sequence ATGAAACTTACACATCTTATTCTTGCGTCAGCCAGCGTAATTGCACTTACCGTTGCGCCAGCTGCTGCACAGGAAAAGAAGCACGCCATTGCCACCTTTATTTCGGGTGGCCCGACCGGCACATGGTTCCCGACCGCCACGGCAATTTCGGAACTCGTCAACAAGCATTATGACGGCCAGCCTGTCAGCACCATCCCCGGCAAGGGAGCCATCGGCAATCCGCTCGCAGTGGGTAGCGGCAAGGCTGACTTCGGTCTGTCATACGGCCCGTTCCTGCGCGCCATCTATGACGGCAACAATCCGGTTATGCCGAAGGAAGGCATGAAAAACCTGCGCACCATCGCCAACGTCGTGGCAAATACCGTGCAGATTTCAATGGCCGGTGACGTGCCGAAAGACATCTTTTCCCAGGTCAAGAATGGCGCAAAAGTTCGCATCGGCGTCGGCGCCAAGGGTTCATCGAACCTTTTCGGTATTGAACGCATCATGGAAATGCACGGCACGGACTTCAAGGGTATCGAAGCGGCCGGCGGCACCGTGATGGAAGGTGCACAGGAAGGCCTGCTTGACGCCTACATGAACCGCCAGATCGATATTTACACCAACACGGTTGGTCTGCTGGCCAGTGACCTGCAGCAGGCTACCGCTGCACGGGATTCCTACCTGTTTGATATGCCGGACGAGATCCGTGACCGCATGGTCAAGGACTGGGGTTACACCAAGTTCGACATTCCTGCCGGCACCTATACCGGTCAGGACAAGCCGGTTCGCGCCCTGAACCTGCCGACAACGATTTTCACCTCCGCCGATATGGATGACGAAATCGTCTATCTGATGGTCAAGGACATGGCCGAAAATCAGGACCGCCTGATCTCCGCCTATAGCGGTTTCAAAACCTGGAAGCCGGAAGATATGCCGGACAGCCATCCGATCCCGACACATCCGGGTGCCGTAAAATACTACAAAGAACGCGGCTGGATGAAATAA
- a CDS encoding TRAP transporter fused permease subunit, with translation MTTKPSADHLNLTAKLDVAEVSVTEFEERLFPSEQRVFTGWLRHLVRISCVALTLITLYFAFTATIGEIATRSLHLMFTVPLTLLLYPAYRAASRNKPSLLDILLAVTALVCFAWSFWSQDRFLDRYVGYDDVAIGDIILGILALIVVAEATRRTVGSIIVGLNLFFITYAVTGPYWPGLFQHRGVPLSELIETLYMDTSGLFNFITGIMATFLFAFLLFGSLLRATGGDAVFTNLAMAIAGHRRGGPAKVAVISSALMGMLSGSSISNVATTGAMTIPLMKRTGYKPHEAAAIEVVASVGGGLTPPLMGAGAFIMASLTGEPLGKILAYSIAPALLYYVAIYIFTDVKAAQRNLQGLPRSELPRIRDALAQGWHILAAVGLLITLLLMDFTPFFSAGACVVATFAVAMMRKATRISPEKIIVTLETGTRVALSISALLASAAIIYGVTVQTGLLIKITSILLDFSGGSMFIAIVLIGLISYVVGMGMPVTASYVIIAALGATFLQDLGMSALAAHLIIFWFAQDSTITPPICMTAFVGARIANANPMRTGWECVKLAKALYIIPFVFAFGSLLDDSIAEIIFDVFALFICFTAMQLAITGYWRADLNAATRILLGATSLIALTATVGPAIDGLYWIAGAVAGSTIFVFFNARPKVAA, from the coding sequence ATGACCACCAAGCCATCTGCTGACCATCTCAATCTCACAGCAAAACTTGATGTCGCGGAGGTTTCCGTTACCGAGTTCGAAGAACGGCTGTTCCCGTCTGAACAACGTGTTTTCACGGGCTGGCTGCGGCACCTTGTCCGCATCTCCTGCGTCGCCCTGACGCTGATCACGCTCTACTTCGCTTTTACGGCGACCATTGGCGAAATCGCCACACGCAGTCTGCATCTGATGTTTACGGTGCCGCTGACGCTGTTGCTTTATCCCGCATACCGGGCGGCCAGCCGCAACAAGCCATCCCTGCTGGACATCCTGCTCGCGGTGACAGCCCTCGTCTGCTTTGCCTGGTCATTCTGGTCCCAGGATCGTTTTCTCGATCGTTATGTCGGCTATGATGATGTCGCAATCGGCGATATCATACTCGGTATTCTGGCGCTTATCGTGGTGGCCGAAGCCACCCGCCGGACCGTCGGCAGCATCATTGTCGGGCTCAATCTGTTCTTCATCACCTATGCGGTCACCGGCCCCTACTGGCCCGGTCTGTTCCAGCATCGCGGTGTGCCGCTGAGCGAACTGATCGAGACGCTGTATATGGACACCAGCGGCCTGTTCAATTTCATCACCGGCATCATGGCGACCTTCCTGTTCGCTTTCCTGCTGTTCGGCTCACTGCTGCGTGCGACCGGCGGAGACGCCGTATTCACCAATCTGGCGATGGCCATTGCCGGTCACCGGCGCGGCGGCCCGGCCAAGGTTGCAGTCATTTCCTCTGCACTGATGGGGATGCTTTCCGGATCCTCAATCTCCAACGTCGCCACCACCGGTGCCATGACCATCCCGCTGATGAAACGAACCGGCTACAAACCTCATGAAGCCGCGGCGATCGAAGTTGTCGCCTCTGTCGGTGGTGGCCTGACCCCGCCCCTGATGGGTGCGGGCGCCTTCATCATGGCCAGCCTGACCGGCGAACCTCTGGGGAAAATTCTCGCCTATTCCATTGCACCCGCACTGCTGTACTACGTCGCCATTTATATCTTCACCGACGTCAAGGCAGCCCAGCGCAACCTGCAGGGCCTACCCCGGTCAGAACTGCCGCGTATTCGTGATGCCCTGGCACAGGGCTGGCATATTCTGGCTGCAGTCGGTCTGCTGATTACTCTCCTGCTGATGGACTTCACACCGTTCTTTTCGGCCGGTGCCTGTGTTGTTGCGACCTTCGCCGTCGCCATGATGCGAAAGGCAACCCGCATCAGCCCGGAGAAGATCATTGTTACCCTTGAGACCGGCACCCGCGTTGCACTGAGCATTTCTGCCCTGCTGGCCAGTGCGGCAATTATTTACGGGGTAACGGTCCAGACCGGACTGCTGATCAAGATCACCTCCATCCTGCTCGACTTCTCCGGTGGCTCCATGTTCATCGCCATCGTTCTGATCGGCCTGATCAGCTATGTCGTCGGCATGGGTATGCCCGTCACCGCTTCTTACGTCATTATTGCGGCGCTGGGGGCGACCTTCCTGCAGGATCTCGGCATGTCGGCGCTGGCTGCCCATCTGATCATCTTCTGGTTCGCCCAGGACTCGACCATCACGCCACCGATCTGCATGACGGCCTTTGTCGGCGCACGTATCGCCAATGCCAATCCGATGCGAACCGGCTGGGAATGCGTCAAACTTGCAAAAGCCCTCTACATCATCCCCTTCGTCTTCGCCTTCGGCAGTCTGCTGGATGACAGCATCGCCGAGATTATCTTCGATGTCTTCGCGCTGTTTATCTGCTTCACCGCCATGCAACTGGCGATCACCGGCTACTGGCGGGCTGATCTCAACGCGGCAACACGTATCCTGCTCGGCGCCACCTCCCTGATTGCCCTGACAGCCACGGTTGGGCCGGCTATCGATGGGCTGTACTGGATTGCTGGCGCCGTTGCCGGTTCCACTATCTTTGTCTTCTTCAATGCACGGCCGAAAGTCGCAGCCTGA
- a CDS encoding FAD-dependent oxidoreductase: MSDIYDIAVVGGGIMGSGAALRLAEGGMRVVLLEQGDIGQGASGVNAGTLSLQIKRVKLMPYALRGHQEWKRMGAEVDYRETGGYTLAFTDREADLLHERMTMKQEAGAPISFISPNEVAVREPGLCRKVVAASRCPSDGFANSSLTGRYYRHRLKAANIDVREHCSVAEIHRDEPGFTLQTSTGPVHARRLLLACGGWLKQAAGMIGLDLPVRARVNTVSVTERGPRLVSSVIGHATGLLTLKQKGNGTVLIGGGWQGLGQPGEGGNRGRVDAESVLPNLRLARYAVPGLKELRIVRSWTGFEANVPDFYPLAGAAPGVEGAFLLGCVRGGYTIGPFISKLMGDFILGRETELPLFDPARDFTKEIQL; encoded by the coding sequence ATGAGTGATATTTACGATATTGCCGTTGTCGGTGGCGGCATCATGGGAAGTGGCGCTGCCCTGCGACTGGCCGAAGGTGGCATGCGGGTGGTCCTGCTGGAACAGGGAGATATCGGACAGGGAGCGTCCGGCGTGAATGCCGGGACACTCAGCCTGCAAATCAAGCGTGTCAAACTGATGCCCTATGCCCTGCGCGGCCATCAGGAATGGAAACGCATGGGCGCCGAGGTCGATTACCGGGAGACCGGGGGCTACACCCTGGCCTTTACTGACCGGGAAGCGGACCTGCTCCATGAACGCATGACCATGAAGCAGGAAGCAGGTGCTCCCATCAGCTTCATCTCACCAAATGAGGTTGCGGTTCGTGAACCCGGCCTCTGCCGGAAAGTTGTCGCCGCGTCCCGGTGTCCGTCTGACGGTTTTGCCAATTCATCCCTGACCGGGCGCTATTACCGCCACCGTCTCAAAGCGGCCAATATTGATGTCAGGGAACACTGTTCTGTTGCAGAAATTCACCGGGACGAACCGGGCTTCACCTTACAGACATCAACCGGCCCCGTTCATGCCAGACGGTTGCTGCTGGCCTGCGGTGGCTGGCTGAAACAGGCGGCTGGCATGATTGGTCTGGACCTGCCGGTTCGCGCACGGGTGAATACCGTCTCCGTCACCGAGCGGGGACCACGTCTTGTCAGCAGTGTGATCGGTCATGCAACCGGCCTGCTGACCCTGAAACAGAAAGGCAATGGCACGGTATTGATCGGCGGCGGCTGGCAAGGTCTTGGTCAACCCGGAGAGGGTGGTAACCGGGGCCGGGTTGATGCCGAAAGCGTTCTGCCAAACCTGCGGCTGGCACGCTATGCCGTTCCCGGCCTGAAAGAGCTCCGTATCGTCCGCTCATGGACCGGGTTCGAAGCCAATGTACCCGATTTCTATCCACTTGCCGGTGCGGCACCTGGTGTTGAGGGCGCCTTCCTGCTGGGATGCGTGCGCGGCGGCTACACCATCGGTCCCTTTATCAGCAAGCTGATGGGTGACTTCATTCTGGGACGGGAGACCGAACTTCCCCTGTTCGACCCTGCCCGCGACTTTACAAAGGAAATACAGTTATGA
- a CDS encoding ABC transporter permease subunit, with product MNLNLFLVKFGRALFTIWLVISFAFVVLHLSGDPIEALVGDEASQEVVDYYTKKYGFDRPLWEQYLSYFGALASGDFGISLSDRTPTTTLIIAALPNTLLLAGVSFSLGLFLGIPLGVVSALNRNKPIDRFVMGFAVFGFSVPNFFFGILLILLFSLYLRLLPSSGSGTLMHVILPAITLGTHFAGTFARFTRSAMLEVLNKQYMTSARAKGVPYARRINWHAVPNAAIPVVTIAGLKLGDLIAGSIVVETVFAWPGVGRLLVTAVSSRDLALVQTILIMVATSMVFVNLAVDLLYGLIDPRVRASSTADKE from the coding sequence ATGAATCTGAACCTTTTCCTCGTCAAGTTTGGCCGGGCGCTGTTCACGATCTGGCTGGTGATCAGTTTTGCCTTCGTAGTCCTGCATCTCTCCGGCGACCCGATTGAGGCGCTGGTCGGAGACGAGGCATCTCAGGAAGTCGTCGACTACTATACCAAGAAATACGGTTTCGACCGGCCGTTGTGGGAGCAATACCTCTCCTATTTCGGGGCGCTGGCTTCCGGTGATTTCGGGATTTCATTGTCTGACCGGACGCCGACAACAACCCTGATTATCGCAGCCCTGCCCAACACACTGCTGCTGGCTGGCGTCTCGTTCTCTCTCGGCCTGTTTCTTGGCATTCCGCTGGGGGTCGTCTCGGCCCTGAACCGCAACAAGCCTATCGACAGATTCGTGATGGGATTCGCGGTTTTCGGGTTCAGTGTTCCGAATTTCTTCTTCGGAATCCTGCTGATCCTGCTGTTTTCGCTGTATCTGCGCCTGCTGCCCAGTTCCGGCAGTGGCACACTGATGCATGTCATTCTGCCGGCAATCACACTGGGAACGCATTTCGCCGGCACCTTCGCCCGCTTCACACGCTCGGCCATGCTGGAAGTTCTCAACAAGCAGTACATGACATCTGCCCGTGCCAAGGGGGTTCCCTATGCGCGCCGGATCAACTGGCATGCCGTGCCCAATGCGGCAATTCCGGTGGTGACCATCGCCGGGCTGAAACTGGGGGATCTGATTGCCGGTTCGATTGTTGTCGAAACCGTCTTTGCCTGGCCCGGTGTCGGCAGACTGCTGGTGACTGCCGTCTCGTCGCGTGACCTCGCACTGGTACAGACAATTCTGATCATGGTTGCCACATCAATGGTCTTCGTCAATCTGGCGGTAGACCTGCTTTACGGCCTGATCGACCCCCGTGTGCGCGCCTCCAGCACCGCAGACAAGGAATAG
- a CDS encoding ATP-binding cassette domain-containing protein, giving the protein MTNILEVKNLNVTFGTTEGPVHAVRDTAFSIAKGETLCIVGESGSGKSVTCQALLGLLPQNGRVSGGTALFRGDDLLQKSENDLEKIRGRDIGMIFQDPVASLNPLHRIGNQIIESLHLHQGLSGAAAQQRATELLDAVGIPEPRQRLREYPHQLSGGMNQRVMIAIALACRPALLIADEPTTALDVTIQAQILELLRSLKGEFGMSMLFITHDLGVVAETADSVVVMRHGVVVESGTTDAIFNHPEHPYTGELMNLVPRLEAPSPVYQHQAAIA; this is encoded by the coding sequence ATGACCAATATTCTTGAAGTCAAAAACCTGAATGTCACTTTCGGCACGACCGAAGGGCCGGTGCATGCCGTCCGGGACACAGCCTTTTCCATCGCAAAAGGTGAAACACTCTGCATTGTCGGAGAAAGCGGCAGCGGTAAAAGCGTGACCTGTCAGGCACTGCTCGGGCTGCTGCCACAGAATGGCAGGGTAAGCGGCGGAACAGCCCTGTTCCGGGGTGATGACCTGCTGCAAAAATCGGAAAATGATCTTGAGAAAATCCGGGGCCGCGATATCGGCATGATCTTTCAGGATCCCGTCGCCTCGCTGAACCCGCTTCATCGTATCGGCAACCAGATCATTGAAAGTCTTCATCTGCATCAGGGCCTGTCCGGCGCTGCCGCGCAACAGCGCGCCACCGAACTGCTTGACGCTGTCGGCATTCCCGAACCCCGTCAGAGACTGCGTGAATATCCGCATCAGCTGAGCGGCGGCATGAACCAGCGGGTGATGATCGCCATCGCCCTTGCCTGTCGTCCGGCTCTGCTGATCGCCGACGAACCGACAACCGCACTGGATGTCACGATTCAGGCACAGATACTCGAACTGCTTCGCAGTCTGAAAGGTGAATTTGGCATGTCGATGCTGTTCATCACACATGACCTCGGTGTTGTCGCCGAAACGGCTGACAGTGTTGTCGTCATGCGGCATGGCGTCGTCGTCGAATCCGGAACCACAGACGCCATCTTCAATCACCCGGAACATCCCTATACCGGGGAACTGATGAACCTCGTCCCGCGCCTTGAAGCCCCGTCGCCAGTCTACCAGCATCAGGCAGCCATCGCATGA
- a CDS encoding SIS domain-containing protein, with protein sequence MGLREIVEEYGGKLTDADRRLLAVLFVDPVESSFLPAVTVAKRAGVHESTAGRLAQKLGFDSYRTMKAHLRNEVISEVDSAAGRIRGRLDRMARGSILDALVESEVRTLMSLPKQIDHTTMTSAAEMLRDARRIFLFGQGHASSLTNLFARRLTRSGYDVVELQHLDWQASDVLLSMRREDVVVVCAFRRPAERLDRLLAYTRDVGASCLLISDLAGLAVRPKPDILLAASRGEDLDSQSLTVPMAICNALILELSRCDDGRSIEALERLSTLARHFAVSGEPAATKPADPTRETDDEH encoded by the coding sequence TTGGGCCTTAGAGAGATCGTCGAGGAGTATGGTGGCAAGCTGACGGATGCAGACCGTCGGTTGCTGGCTGTCCTTTTTGTCGATCCGGTCGAAAGCAGCTTTCTGCCCGCAGTGACCGTGGCGAAACGCGCCGGTGTCCATGAAAGCACTGCCGGCCGGCTTGCTCAAAAGCTCGGCTTTGACAGCTACCGCACGATGAAAGCCCATCTGCGGAACGAGGTCATCTCTGAAGTCGATTCCGCCGCAGGCCGTATCCGGGGGCGACTGGACCGTATGGCCAGAGGCTCGATTCTCGATGCACTGGTCGAGAGCGAGGTACGTACCCTGATGTCTCTGCCAAAACAGATCGACCACACAACCATGACTTCTGCCGCTGAAATGCTGCGGGATGCCAGACGAATTTTCCTGTTCGGCCAGGGTCATGCCTCATCCCTGACCAACCTGTTTGCCCGCCGGCTGACGCGGTCCGGATATGATGTGGTTGAACTCCAGCATCTCGACTGGCAGGCCTCCGACGTTCTGCTGTCGATGCGCCGCGAAGATGTCGTTGTTGTCTGTGCCTTCCGGCGTCCTGCGGAACGGCTGGACCGGCTGCTTGCCTATACCCGTGATGTGGGTGCCAGTTGTCTGCTGATCTCTGATCTGGCTGGCCTCGCCGTTCGACCAAAGCCAGACATCCTGCTTGCCGCATCACGCGGCGAAGATCTCGATTCACAATCCCTTACCGTGCCGATGGCGATCTGTAATGCGCTGATCCTCGAATTGTCCCGTTGTGATGACGGTCGATCAATCGAAGCGCTGGAACGACTGTCGACACTGGCCCGCCATTTCGCCGTATCCGGGGAACCTGCTGCGACGAAACCCGCCGATCCGACAAGAGAAACGGACGACGAACACTGA
- a CDS encoding oligopeptide ABC transporter substrate-binding protein, which yields MMFRNYLKAGLGAAALTAALTVTVTAQQAAQAADGPAITVAVNKLARGLDPVEQTGTVDTRVYYSIYDTLIRRDFASETKGGAAKLIPGLATSWTRTAPNRLELELRQGVSCHDGNPFNADDVLSTFDPERLWGPKSYYARGREYFSHLTSVEKLGDYKVAFTTEGPDAALELLLSSYTSFIVCDEAWNAHKEAGVDYTVWMDKASKAMNWNPVGTGPYKFASYQKNDHIKLDAFDAYWGGKPAAASINFKAVPEVAARISGLVSGEFDIVVDLTPDQWDVIDRYDDIKQESVVLDNTHVLVFNTSDPVMGSKKLRQGLSLAIDRSALINALWRGKTYTPKGHQLEKFGAMYVKDRPGYVTDVEKAKKLIAESGYKGEKISYRLIPNYYPYNVEAAQIIQEMWRAVGVNVELDFVESFKAVRAEGSQIYAWSNTYRIPDPAGAMLPLYGPNAAIQKKYKFFGAPAEYNKLADELLQTADMTERQAKFARMLDIFEDEMPITMLYNPLTTYAMKKNIEWTPYTLFYMDFRPDNFAIN from the coding sequence ATGATGTTTCGTAACTATCTGAAAGCCGGACTGGGCGCCGCGGCATTGACCGCAGCCCTGACCGTGACAGTGACAGCCCAGCAAGCCGCACAAGCTGCTGACGGACCTGCCATCACTGTTGCCGTGAACAAGCTTGCCCGTGGCCTCGACCCTGTCGAACAGACCGGCACCGTGGACACCCGTGTTTATTACTCGATCTATGACACCCTGATCCGCCGGGACTTTGCCAGCGAGACAAAAGGCGGTGCCGCGAAGCTGATACCCGGTCTGGCAACATCCTGGACCCGTACAGCCCCGAACCGGCTTGAACTTGAACTGCGTCAGGGCGTCAGCTGCCATGATGGCAACCCGTTCAATGCCGATGACGTTCTGTCGACCTTTGATCCTGAACGCCTCTGGGGACCAAAATCCTACTATGCGAGAGGCCGTGAATATTTCTCGCATCTGACCAGTGTCGAGAAACTGGGTGATTACAAGGTCGCTTTCACCACCGAAGGACCGGATGCCGCACTTGAGCTTCTGCTGTCCAGCTACACCTCCTTCATCGTCTGCGATGAAGCCTGGAATGCGCATAAGGAAGCCGGCGTCGACTACACCGTCTGGATGGACAAAGCCTCGAAGGCGATGAACTGGAATCCGGTCGGCACGGGTCCGTATAAATTCGCCAGCTACCAGAAGAATGACCACATCAAACTTGATGCGTTCGATGCCTACTGGGGTGGCAAGCCTGCTGCTGCCAGCATCAACTTCAAGGCTGTTCCGGAAGTTGCCGCACGCATTTCCGGCCTGGTTTCCGGTGAATTCGACATCGTTGTCGACCTGACGCCGGACCAGTGGGATGTCATCGACCGCTATGACGACATCAAGCAGGAATCTGTTGTTCTCGACAATACGCATGTCCTTGTCTTCAACACCTCTGACCCGGTGATGGGCAGCAAGAAACTGCGGCAGGGCCTCAGCCTCGCAATTGATCGCAGCGCACTGATTAATGCCCTGTGGCGCGGCAAGACCTACACACCGAAAGGCCACCAGCTTGAGAAGTTCGGTGCGATGTATGTGAAGGATCGTCCCGGTTATGTCACTGACGTCGAGAAAGCCAAAAAGCTGATCGCAGAAAGCGGCTACAAGGGTGAGAAGATCAGCTATCGCCTGATCCCGAACTACTATCCGTACAATGTCGAGGCCGCACAGATCATTCAGGAAATGTGGCGGGCAGTCGGCGTTAACGTGGAACTCGATTTCGTTGAAAGCTTCAAGGCTGTCCGGGCCGAGGGTTCCCAGATCTATGCCTGGTCCAACACCTATCGTATTCCGGATCCGGCCGGTGCCATGCTGCCGCTCTATGGTCCCAATGCTGCGATCCAGAAGAAGTACAAGTTCTTCGGGGCACCGGCTGAATACAACAAGCTTGCGGACGAGTTGCTGCAGACCGCCGACATGACAGAGCGTCAGGCCAAGTTTGCCCGGATGCTCGACATCTTCGAAGACGAGATGCCGATCACCATGCTCTACAATCCGCTGACCACCTACGCCATGAAGAAGAACATCGAGTGGACACCCTACACGTTGTTCTACATGGATTTCCGTCCTGACAACTTCGCCATCAACTAA